The following proteins are co-located in the Callithrix jacchus isolate 240 chromosome 10, calJac240_pri, whole genome shotgun sequence genome:
- the LOC100398394 gene encoding large ribosomal subunit protein uL22 encodes MVRYSLDPENPTKSCKSRGSNLRVHFKNTRETAQAIKGMHIRKATKYLKDVTLQKQCVPFRRYNGGVGRCAQAKQWGWTQGRWPKKSAEFLLHMLKNAESNAELKGLDVDSLVIEHIQVNKAPKMRRRTYRAHGRINPYMSSPCHIEMILTEKEQIVPKPEEEVAQKKKISQKKLKKQKLMARE; translated from the coding sequence ATGGTTCGCTATTCACTTGATCCGGAGAACCCCACAAAGTCATGCAAATCAAGAGGTTCCAATCTTCGCGTTCACTTTAAGAACACACGTGAAACTGCCCAGGCCATCAAGGGTATGCATATACGAAAAGCCACGAAGTATCTGAAAGATGTCACTTTACAGAAACAGTGCGTACCATTCCGACGTTACAATGGTGGAGTTGGCAGGTGTGCCCAGGCCAAGCAGTGGGGCTGGACACAAGGTCGGTGGCCCAAAAAGAGTGCTGAATTTTTGCTGCACATGCTTAAAAATGCAGAGAGTAATGCTGAACTTAAGGGTTTAGATGTAGATTCTCTGGTCATTGAGCATATCCAAGTGAACAAAGCACCCAAGATGCGCCGCCGGACCTACAGAGCTCATGGTCGAATTAACCCATACATGAGTTCTCCCTGCCACATTGAGATGATCCTTACTGAAAAGGAACAGATTGTTCCTAAACCAGAAGAGGAGGTTGCCCAGAAGAAGAAGATAtcccagaagaaactgaagaagcaAAAACTTATGGCACGGGAGTaa